The Candidatus Eisenbacteria bacterium genomic sequence CGCAAGATTGCCATAGAGTATCCTCAAGATACGACTATGCGCATATCTCCCGAAGCGATCTACTCGTACATCTACGTCCTGCCAAAAGGCACTCTCAAAAAAGAGCTTTTGGCGTGTTTGCGACGAGAGAGGAAGCGACGGCACAAGCGAAGGAAGCACGGAACAGAGAGCGTGGTTACAAGCAAAATCCAGGAGATGCTCTCCATCGAGGAGCGTCCCATCGAAGTTGCCGAACGCCTCGTTCCTGGCCACTGGGAAGGAGACCTGCTTGTCGGAAAGAATCGCCAGTCGTTCCTGGGCAGCCTTGTCGAGCGGACGACGAGGACAACAATCCTCGTACCACTCAAAAACAAAACTGCAGAAGAGGTGAGAAAGGCGTTCGCCAAAGAGGCGAAGAAGCTTCCTGCGCAGATGCGTCTCTCTATGACCTACGACCAGGGACTTGAGATGGCAGAGCACAAGCTGTTCACCAAGGAAACAAAGATGCAGGTGTATTTCGCTCATCCCGCATCCCCATGGGAACGCGGCACGAACGAGAACACGAACGGCAACATCCGCCAGTTCTTCCCTAAGGGCACGGACTTTTCAAAGATCTCCCGCCGAGAAGTGAAGCGCGTGCAGCATCTTCTCAACGGCAGACCTCGGAAGGTCTTGGGGTACGCAACCCCGTACGAAGTTTTTAATTCACTCTTGCGTTAGATTATTGAGACTACCTTAGTTTTCTTTTAAAATAATTTTAAATTTTAAAAATAATTTTCGTTCTTAAAAATTATGAAAAAAATACTCACCGTTTTTACAATAATGGGTCTTGTGATCCTTGGTGGTATCTCCTTCGCTTCAACAGCGCGGGCAGGCGGAAGCGCTTTATTGTGGTTTTCGCCA encodes the following:
- a CDS encoding IS30 family transposase — its product is MNYHRLTEGEREEISRMLAQGCSFGEIAHFLGRSVSTISNEVSVGGCNRYTYRAATAHRRAQRKARKRKAWKRKILLMPRLRRYVHSKLRLRWSPDEIARKIAIEYPQDTTMRISPEAIYSYIYVLPKGTLKKELLACLRRERKRRHKRRKHGTESVVTSKIQEMLSIEERPIEVAERLVPGHWEGDLLVGKNRQSFLGSLVERTTRTTILVPLKNKTAEEVRKAFAKEAKKLPAQMRLSMTYDQGLEMAEHKLFTKETKMQVYFAHPASPWERGTNENTNGNIRQFFPKGTDFSKISRREVKRVQHLLNGRPRKVLGYATPYEVFNSLLR